A single region of the Thermococcus paralvinellae genome encodes:
- a CDS encoding TetR/AcrR family transcriptional regulator: MDTRERILKAARELFAEKGYDKTTVDEIVERAGVAKGTFYNYFRSKEELIKIVALQSLPYSAIREELEKEHESFTEFLYSIANAYIVYYRDPVLRSLFFYTLAVKNKIKEVEEIHRTFCTEAISKGAKKISQLANVDEKTAMVVFKAFYGALLSRLIFVEYLCIPDVDYVSEIIRLIERSLKN, encoded by the coding sequence ATGGATACCAGAGAAAGAATTTTAAAAGCTGCAAGAGAGCTCTTTGCTGAAAAAGGCTACGATAAAACTACTGTCGATGAAATCGTTGAGCGAGCAGGAGTTGCTAAAGGTACTTTTTACAACTACTTCAGGAGCAAAGAGGAGCTTATAAAAATTGTTGCTCTTCAGTCTTTACCTTATTCTGCAATAAGAGAAGAGCTTGAGAAGGAACACGAGAGCTTTACAGAATTTCTATACAGTATTGCAAATGCATATATTGTATATTACCGTGATCCAGTCTTACGCTCCCTGTTCTTCTACACATTAGCCGTGAAGAACAAGATAAAGGAAGTTGAGGAAATTCATAGGACATTCTGTACGGAGGCTATTTCCAAGGGTGCTAAAAAGATCTCACAACTTGCAAATGTAGATGAAAAAACCGCTATGGTTGTTTTTAAGGCGTTCTATGGTGCTCTACTTTCAAGATTGATCTTTGTAGAGTATTTGTGTATTCCAGATGTTGATTATGTATCGGAAATTATTAGATTGATAGAGAGAAGTTTGAAAAACTAA